The region GCGTACTGGTTGTAGCTGCCCACGAGGAAGCCCCGGAGGGTGATTTCCTTGCCGATGGCAATGGCCAGGTTCCGCGGGCCCACGGGTGCATCGTTGTACTGCGAGATGGCACCGCACATGGCGATCCGGCCGAACTTGTTCATTACCGAAAGGGCCGCTTCGAGGTGCTCGCCGCCCACGTTGTCGAAGTAGACGTCAATGCCGTCGGCACCGGCGGCCTTCTTCAGCGAATCCTTCACCGGACCGTCGTGGTAGTTGAACGCCTCGTCGAAGCCCAGGTCCAGCAGCCGCTGGACCTTTTCGGCGGAACCGGCACTGCCGATGACCTTCTTGGCACCCATGGCCTTGGCGATCTGCCCGACCAGCGAACCCACGGCGCCCGCGGCACCCGAAACGAAGACGACGTCGCCTTCCTTGAACTCCGCCACCTTGGTCAGGCCGGCATAGGCTGTCTGGCCGGTCATGCCCAGCACCCCGAGGTACGCGCTGGCCGGAGCAGCCTCCGTATCGATGATGCGGGCACGGCGCCCGTCAAGGACGGCATAGTCGCGCCAGCCGAGGCCGTGCAGTACCTTGTCCCCCGGCTTGTGGTCCGGTGAGCGTGACTCCACGACTTCACCGACGGCGCCGCCCTCCAGCGGAGCGTCAAGCTGGAACGGCGGAACATAGGACTTGGCGTCATTCATCCGGCCGCGCATGTACGGGTCAACGGACATGTGCAGGTTGCGGACCAGGACCTGGCCCTCCTGCAGCTCGGGTACCGGCACCTCCGCCAGGCGGAAGTTCTTCTCCGTCGGCCACCCTTCGGGGCGGGAAGCAAGCTGGATTTCGCGGCCGGTTTCGGGGTAACTGCTCATGGAATGAACCTTACTGTCGGGGTTGATGGTCGGTATTTACTTCGCCACGGCCTGCCGCAGTGCGGCAGTGACCTTGGCGAGGGTGTCCTGCAGGCTTTCCAGGTCCTGCGGTGCCAGTCCGGCGGAGGCTGCGAGCCGGTCCGGCAGGTTCCTCGCGTCATGTTCGAGCGCGCGGCCGGCAGCCGTGAGGTGGATACGGACGCGCCTTTCGTCCTCGACGGCGCGACGGCGCTGCACCAGGTCCGCTGCCTCCAGCCGCTTGAGCAGCGGTGAAAGCGTGCCGGAATCCAGGTCCAGCGCCTCCCCCAGGTCCCGGACGCTTTGTGCGTCCTTCTCCCAGAGCAGCGACATCACCAGGTACTGCGGGTAGGTCAGCCCCATCTCTTCAAGCATCGGACGATAGAGGGCCGTGGCCGCCCGGGAGGCGGAGTACAGCGAGAAGCACACCTGCCGCTGTAGGGATTCGTTCATGGACCCACCGTAGGGCACAATTCAATTGTGCACAACCTGTTTTTGCCGCGTCAGTGGATGTCCGGTTGCCCGCTGCTTGCTTCGGCGGTTGATCACCGCATGGCGGGCTGCACGGAGAGGCCGGCACTGCTTTGCTTGGGCTGTGGCCGACCTGGAAACGACCCGGGCAACGTTTATCCCCGGGCACCTACTGGCGCAGCGCGCTCCGCAGCGCCGTTTGCCCCCCGCAATCTGCGCGGTTCCCGCGAGGCCAAACGCACAGTGTCCGATCAAAAAAACAGGTATAGGGTCGCGTAGTTTTGCCCTTTTAGGCAGTCCGAACGAAGGCTAAACTCGAACACATGTTCGAATACTCGCCGTCGGCTGATCATCATCGGAGGGGGCCGCTGGAGGTCCAATCCGCAGTGTTCGACGCCTGGGTGGAGTACTTGGCCGCAGATTCCGGGCCCACCTCCGGCCACACGCCGGAGGGTTCAGTTTCGGAAATCGTCTCGGATGCGGAACTGATCGACCAACTCCGCGCCCTGGAGGAACTGAAGGGTGCAGCTGCCGCCGCGCAGGCACGGATCTCAGCGGCATTCGATGCCTCGCAGCGGCGCAAGCAGGAACATGCCGGACTTCGGAAGGAAGATCTTGGGCGAGGGGTAGCTTCACAGATCGCTCTGGCCCGGCGGGAATCCGCCAACAAGGGCGGACGGCTGCTCGGTCTTGCAAAAGTCCTTACCGCGGAAATGCCGTACACAATGCGGGCCTTGTCCCTGGGGAAGATCAGCGAATGGCGGGCCACCCTCCTGGTGCGCGAGACAGCTTGCCTCTCCCTTCAGGACCGCAGGCTAGTGGATGAAGAAGTGGCAGGTGATACCGGCCTCTTGGAGTCCCTGGGTGACCGGCAAATCATCGCCCGCGCCAAGGCTGCCGCATACCGGTTGGACCCACGGGGGGCAGTGAACCGTGCCGCGAAAGCAGCATCCGAACGGTTTGTTTCCTGCCGTCCGGCGCCGGACACCATGACATACCTGACCGGATTACTGCCCGTCGCGCAGGGGGTGGGCGTCTACGCAGCCCTTTCACGCGAGGCTGACCGGCTACGCGCCGCCGGCGACGCAAGGGGGCGAGGCCAGATCATGGCCGACACCCTGGTGGAACGGGTCACCGGGCAGGGAGATGCCGGCTCGTTGAAGGTGGAGATCCAGCTGGTAATGACCGACCGGACTTTGCTGGCAGGCGATTCCGAACCGGTGCTAGTGCCCGGGTATGGCCCGGTTCCGGCGCAATGGGCTCGGGATCTGGTTCGACGCCGGAGCAGCCTGGCCCGGAGCAGGCGGGGCCGGAGCAACCGGGGCCGGGCCAAGGACCAGGCCGTGGGCGGGCCCGACAAGCACGAGGAACGCTGGATCCGGAGGCTCTACGCGGCTCCCGATACCGGAGAACTGGTGGCAATGGACTCCCGGGCACGACTGTTTCCCAAATCGCTGGCACGATTCATCGCGGCCCGGGACACCACCTGCCGAATGCCCTGGTGCGGAGCACCAATCCGCCATCTGGACCATATTCGCCCTCACAACCGCGGCGGACCCACAAATGCTGCCAACGGGCAGGGGCTATGCGAGGCGTGCAACCATGCCAAGGAAGCGCCGGGGTGGACCGCTGAACCAGTCCGAATAAGCAGTCCGGTGCCCGCAGCAGATGCCGGCATCAACACCGGAACCAGAGACACGGCGGACACGGCAGGCACGGCAGGCACGGCACCCGCCGGACACACGGTGAACACGACGACGCCGACCGGCCACACGTATCGTTCCACCGCTCCGCCCCTGCCCGGGACGGCACCGCGCGGAACAATGCCGCAGCCGGCGCACCGGCCATTCCACCCGGAACTTCCCCTGGCGCGTTCCCCAGAGCGTTCCCTGCACTCCCCCGTTGAAGCATGCATAGCGGATTTTGTTTGGGCAGCCTGAAGGCGGCCCCTGGAGGACTGCCACTGCTGGAAGCACATGGCTATAGTGGCGGCCAATCAGCTTATGGCAGCACATCAGCTGGTGCCGCCAAATCAGCACGCACGGATCGGCCAACTGCCTGCCCATGAGAAGGAGTACCAGTGAAGCTTGGACCGCACCTGCACCGCATCGGCAACGACATTGTGGCCGCTTATCTGGTGGACACGGAGGACGGGATTACCGTGATCGATACCGGACTCCCCGGGCACTGGAAGGATCTGCTCGCTGAACTGAAGGCCATGGGCCGAACCCTGGACGACATACGCGGGGTGGTCCTGACGCACGGGGACAGTGACCACATCGGCTTTGCCGAAAGACTGCGCCGGACCCGGAACGTGCCTGTCTTCGTCCACTCCGAGGATGCAGATCGTGCTCGCGGCGGCAAGAAGCCAAAGCCTGCGATGGGCCCCATGCGGCCGGGTCCCGTGGTCCGGTTCTTCGCCTACGCGGTGCGCAAGCGGGGTTGGCGAACCACGTACCTCACCGAGGTCTCCGAGGTGGCGGACGGTGCCGTTCTCCCGCTGCCGGGTGAACCGCAGGTCATAACCCTGCCGGGGCACTCCCCGGGCAGCATTGCCGTGTATGTGCCGGCCGCGGATGCGGTCTTTGTCGGGGATGCACTCACCACCCGCGACGTGCTGACAGGGCGGACGGGCATTCGGCCCGCACCGTTCACTGATGACCCTGCGTTAGCCCTGCATTCCCTGAACCGGCTGGCCGGCATCGAGGCCAACTGGGTGCTCCCCGGACACGGGGCTCCATGGCGCGGCACCCCGGGCGACGTCCAGGAGCTGGCACGCCTGGCAGCAGTGCGGACGGGTCGCGGAGGCAACCGCTAAGAGAACAAATTCAACACCGGAAAAAGTAGTTGGCACTCGCCCCTTGAGAGTGCTAATCTCATTTTCGCAAGTTGAGCGTCACCGACTCAACTTTGGAACTGAATCTCGGCACCGCTGAAAAAGCGATTATGTTGAAGGAGTTGGTACCACCATGGCTATGAAGTTTGATCCGTTCCAGGAACTGGACCGCATGGCTCAGGCACTGCGTGGCGAAGGAACCCTGCGCGGCATGCCCATGGACCTCTACCGGCAAGGCGACCAGTACATCCTCGCAGCAGATCTCCCCGGGATCGATCCCGGATCCATCGACATTGACGTCGACGGCCAGCTGCTGACCATCCGGGCCCAGCGCACGCTGCAGAACACGGACGGGGTCAAGTGGCTCACCCGCGAACGGGAAAGCGGTTCCTTCCTGCGCCAGCTCAACCTCGGCCAGGGGATCGACACTGAACAGATTTCGGCCCAGTACGAGAACGGTGTCCTCAGTGTCATCATCCCGGTGGTTGAGCGGGCCAAGCCCCGCAAGATCGCCGTCCAAACCTCAACGGAAGCTTCCGCTATCAACGGCGAAACCGTCGAAGGAAACGGTGCAGTCGAAGGAAACAGCGCAGTCGAAGGTACCAGCCGGGAAACCGTTGGGGCCTAATTCCTGACTCCATTTTCTGCAACGAAGGGCTCCGGAAATCCGGAGCCCTTCGTTGTACCCGCCACAGGTGCACACCCAGTGGCAAACTTCACCCCGATTCCGGTCAATTCCGCTTTCCGCGGGGCGGGATACTGGGAAATGTACGCCTTGAAACGGATCGGCCCGGGCAAGTGGGTGGGCACACACAGCTGCAGCCGCCAGGCCCGGGGGCTGGGAAAGGGGACGCAGCAGTGAAGCTGCCCACTGTCAATCATCGGTACCGGATGATCCACGGAGTACCCCGTGGACTGTTGGGGCGGTTGTCCCGGTTGGGCGGCGCGGCCCAACTGGCTTTGCTTTCCCTGCTTGGCGCCTGCGCCGTGCTGTTCGAGCTGCTGTAAGCAAGAACCAGCTGCAGGAACACGAGTTGTTGTAAGCAAGGACTGCAGCTGGAACCAGTCGCAGGACGCCAGGCCCTAAAGAACGTCGGTTCCGTCCACTCGAATGTAGACGGGATCGCCCGTCCGGCGGGCAGAGGCAGCAGCCTTGGTTGAACGAAGCGCCGCCGTAATCGCGGGGGCCGCAGCGTAGGGGAAAAACAGGAGTGTCCGGTAGCGTCCGCCGGCGCCGCCCAACTGGCCGTCCGGGGACTTGCTGTCCCGTTGCTGGGCGTTCCCCGACGGCGGGGCAACTGCGGGTGCAAGCGGCGCCGGCCCCACGGTCCGGACACCCTCAGGCAGCTCGAGCCGCGTAATAAACGCGTCAAGGCCCTCCCGCGACCCGGTCAGTTCGGCATACCGCACGGCCGGCGGCAAACCCAGCTCGCGCCGCAGCTCCAGTTCGCGTTCCGCCGCCGACGCCGGGTCCCAACGGAGCAGATGGCCAACCGTTGCCGAATCATCAGCCGTGACAACCACGAGGCCTTTTTCCGTTGCCGGCCGGACCAGCGATGCCGCCGTAAACCAGCGGCGCAGGGTGTCCTCCCCTGCGCGCAGTGATTCGCGGGACAGCATCGCATTGCCGTCCAGCAGAATGGCTGCGGCGTAGCCACCCGGAGCTACGGGCTCGGCGCCGGGGGTGGCGACGACCAGTGCCGGAGTGTCCGGAATCTCGGTCCGGATGTGGTCGCCGGCGGAAGAAATCACTGTGGTGGAGGGGAACGCACGGCCCAGCTCCTCGGCGGTGCGCCCGGCACCGGCGGTGGAGCCCCGCAGCTGGGTTCCTCCGCAGTTGCCGCAATGCCACATAGGCTCCGGCCGCCCGCACCAGCGGCATGCCGGAATACCGTTCCTGCTGGCAAGGCCCAAGGGGCCGGAGCAGTTGCGGCACCGGGCGGGTTCCCGGCATTCCTGGCAGGACAACGCCGGCGAGAAACCGGTCCGGGCCACCTGGACCAGCACCGGTCCGCGCGTCAGTCCGTCCTGCGCCGCCTTCCACGCGGCGTGCGGTATCCGGGCACGGGCAGCCAAGGGGTCGCGTTCCATCGTGAAGGAATCGGTAGTGCTGACCACCCGCGGGGCATGCGCCCGGACGGTTGAACGGTCGGCCGCTATACCGGCTGCCCAGCCGCTGGCAACCAGCCGCTGCGCCTCAGTGCTCCGCGAATGCGACGCCAGGAGCAGGGCTGCGTCTTCCAGTTCGGCACGCAGCAGAAGGACGTCGCGGGCGTGCTGGTAGGGGGCCCGCTGTTCGGCGTGCAGATCATCGGCGTCGTCCCAGATCACGGCCAGCCCAAGATCCCGCACCGGCGCATAAGCGGCCGAACGGGTCCCGATGGCCACACGGACATCGCCGTGCAGCAACTGGAGGAAACTGCGGTAGCGCGGAGTGGGTCCGTCGTCGGCCGTCAACCGCACAAAGGAGTCTGCACCGATCCGGGCAGTAAGCGCCGACTGCACCCGCGAGAGGTCCTTATTGTCGGGAACGACGACGACGGCGCCCCGCCCGGAGAGCAGCGTGGAGCGCACAGCTTCGGCAATTTCGGCAGGCCAGTCCTTCGCGCCGTAACCGCCGAGCGAGGAGAGCACGGCGCGGGGGCGGTGGCCCGCGGCCAGATGGGTCAGGAACCGCGGTCCGTGCGGATAGCGTGCCAGCGGGTTGGCTCCGGCCCCTTCCGGTCCGGGTACGGTGTCTGCCGCTGCCGAATCGGCGCCGGCACCGGCACCGGCACCGGCGTCAATCCCGGCGCCAGCCCCAGCTGATGCCGCCCGCGCTTCCGGAGTGAATTCCTTCTCCACCCTCGCCGCACGCGGCGGAATCGCCACCCGCAGCACGTCATGGACGGTTCCGGCGTAGCGTGCTGCAACGGCCTCGGCCAGGCGCAGGATCTGCGGCGAAAGCACGGGCTGCGGGGAGATTACCTTCCCCAGCGGCATCAACCGGGCGGTGGTGTCCGCTTCGGCCGCCCGTTCAGTGATAAATCCAGGGAGTTCCTGGCCGCCGAACCGCACCTTGACCCGGGCGCCGGGCACAGCGTCGGCGTCGAGGTCTGCGGGGACCAGGTAGTCAAAGGGCCGGTCCAGGTGCGGCAGCGGGGAATCCAGCAGGACACGGGCAATCGGCAGGGCGGAAGCCGGCTGGGACTTGCCTACCGGTTTTGCCGACGGCGTGAAGCCGTGCAGCAGGGAAAGCTGCACGGCCTCGGTAGTGTCGTCGGCGGCCATGGCCGGCTACACGTTGAAGTAGCTGCGGAGGTCCTCGACCTTGTCCTTGCGCTCCCAGGTGAAACCTTCGTCCTCACGGCCGAAGTGGCCGTGGGCGGCAGTCCGCTGGTAGATGGGACGCTTGAGGTCCAGGCCGTTGATGATGCCCAGCGGACGCAGGTCGAAGACTTCCTGCACGGCGTCGGCAATCCGGGCCGGGTCCACCGTCTCGGTACCGAAGGTTTCCACGTAGATGCCTACGGGGCGGGCCATCCCGATGGCGTAGGCAATCTGGATTTCCGCACGCCGGGCCAGGCCGGCGGCAACCACGTTCTTGGCTACCCAGCGCATGGCGTAGGCCGCGGAACGGTCCACCTTGCTCGGGTCCTTGCCGCTGAACGCACCGCCGCCGTGGCGGGCGAATCCACCGTAGGTGTCAACGATGATCTTGCGGCCGGTGAGGCCGGCATCGCCGACGGGACCGCCAATGACGAAGGGTCCGCCGGGGTTGATGATGTGCTTGACGTCGGAAATGTCCAGGTCGGTGCCGGCCAGGACGGGGTTCACCACGTACTCGACCATGTCGGCCCGCAGCTGTTCCAGGTCCAGCTCCGCGGCGTGCTGGGTGGAGACAACCACGGAGTCCACGGAAACCGGCCGGTCGCCGTCGTACCCCACGGTGACCTGGGTCTTGCCGTCCGGACGAAGGTACGGGAGGGTGCCGTCCTTGCGGACGGTGGTGAGGCGTTCGGAGAGGCGGTGGGCCAGCCAGATGGGCGTGGGCATCAGCACCGAGGTCTCGTCGCTGGCGTAGCCGAACATGATGCCCTGGTCCCCCGCGCCCTGGGCGTCATAGGGGTCAACAACCTTGCCGGTCCGGTTCTCCAGGGAGTTGAACACACCTGAAGCGATTTCCGGGGACTGCTGGCCGATGGATACGGACACGCCGCAGCGGGCGCCGTCGAAGCCGTTTGCCGAGGAATCGTAGCCGATGTCCAGGATGGTGTCGCGGACCAGCTGCGGGATCTCAACGTAACCCTCGGTGGTCACTTCTCCTGCGACGTGCACCAGGCCTGTGGTCACCAGGGTTTCAACGGCTACCCGGGACTCGGGATCGACCTTGAGCAGGCCGTCGAGGATTGCGTCACTGATCTGGTCACAGATTTTGTCCGGGTGGCCCTCAGTGACGGATTCCGAGGTGAAAAGGCGCAGGTTGGACTGCGGCTTGGAGGGGGATGATGTATCGGAAAAAGTCACGGGATTTACTCTACCGGGCCGCACCGACCATCGAAGCACGTGCAGGGTGCGCGGCCTCAGGCGGCGCGTGCGGCGAGCTCGGCGGAAATCCGCGCGATGATGCGTGCCGACACGTCGGCTTTGGTGCCGGCTGCGCTTTCGCCTGCATCCTCTGCGGCGTCTGCCGGTGAGAGAATCCTCACCTCGGTGTCGTCCTGGCCGAAGACCAGGGATTTGCCGACCCGGTTGAGGACCAGCAGGTCGCAGCCCTTCCGGGCAAGCTTCTTGCGCCCGTATTCGAGCACATCGGAGCTGGCATCTCCGGTTTCGGCGGCGAAACCGACAATGAGTTTCGGGGTGCCCGCTCCGGCTGCTTCGCGCGCCTGGACCAGTTCCTGCAGGATGTCGGGATTGCGGACGAGGGTGATCACGGGATCCGCTTCGTCGTCGCGCTTCTTGATTTTGGTGTCCACCACCTGTGACGGGCGGAAATCCGCGACCGCGGCGGCCATGATCACGACGTCGGAATCCGCGGCGGCCGCGTGCACGGCGGTACGGAGTTCGAGGGCTGTTTCGACGCGGACAAGCTCGACGCCGCTCGGCGCCGGAACATCCATGTGCGCCGCGATGAGCCGCACCCGGGCGCCGGCCGCCAGCGCCGCTTCGGCCAGCGCGGTCCCCTGCTTTCCTGAGGAGCGGTTGCCGAGGAACCGTACCGGGTCCAGCGGTTCGCGGGTGCCTCCGGCGGTGATGGTGACGGTGGTGCCGGCCAGATCGCCGGGAGCGGCTGCGGTGTTTGCGGCCTCGCTGCTGTCAGCTTCGACGCTGTCAGCTTCCACGGCGGCCAGTGCGGCGGTGAAGATGGCTTCCGGTTCCGGCAGGCGGCCGGGACCGGTGTCCTTGCCCGTCAGCCGCCCGATGCCCGGTTCCAGCACCACGGCACCCCGGCTGCGCAGGGTGGCGACGTTGGCGGTGGTCGCGGGATGCATCCACATTTCGGTATGCATGGCCGGGGCGAAAACCACCGGCCCGCGGGCCATCAGCAGGGTATTGGTGAGCAGGTCGTTTGCCTGGCCGGCGGCAGCCCGGGCCAGCAGGTCCGCAGTGGCCGGGGCCACCACGATCAGATCCGCTTCGTGTCCGAGCCGCACATGGTTGACCTTCTCCACTTCGTCGAAGACGGAGGAGGAGACGGGGTTGCCGGAGAGCGCCTTCCACGTTGCAACACCGACGAACTGCTTGGAGGATTCGGTGGGGACAACGGTGACGTTGTGCCCGGCCTCGGTGAAAAGCCGCAGCAGCGACGCGGCCTTGTACGCGGCGATTCCGCCGCCGACGCCCAGGACTATGCGCACGCTGCTGCCTTCCCCCTTGTGGTCGCTGAGCTTTACTCGGCGTTCTCGTTCGGGCGCACCACGAGCATGCCGTCGTTGATCTCGCGCAGGGCGATGGACAGCGGCTTTTCGTTCAGCTTGGTTTCCACCAGCGGGCCGACGTACTCGAACAGGCCCTCGTGCAGCTGGGAGTAGTAGGCGTTGATCTGGCGGGCGCGCTTGGCACCGTAGATGACCAGCGCGTACTTGGAATCGGCGGCTTCGAGCAGGTCGTCGATCGGCGGGTTGATGATGCCTTCAGACACAGGGTTCTCCAAAATTCTTGAACGGGATTCGCGGTTTGTCAGCGCGTGCGCGGACTGATTCCCATGAGTGATACAAGCTCAGCTGCAGCCCGCTGGACGTCATCATTAATGACGGTGTGATCGAACTCGGACTCGGCAGCAAGTTCCAGTTTAGCGGTTTCCAGCCGTTGCTGCTGCTCTTCGGGCGTTTCGGTTCCGCGCCCGACCAATCGCCGCACCATTTCGTCCCAGGTAGGCGGGGCCAGGAACACGAAATTCGCCTCCGGCATGGACTTCTTGACCTGCCGCGCACCCTGGAGATCGATCTCCAGCAATACGCTGCGGCCCTCGGCCATGGCTGCTTCCACGGTGCGGCGCAGGGTTCCATAGCGGTTGCGTCCGTGGACCACTGCCCACTCGAGCATCTGGTCCTGCTCAATCATGGCGTCGAACTCTTCGGCGCTGACGAAGAAGTAATGTACGCCGTCTTCTTCACCCGGACGGGGGGCACGGGTGGTGGCCGAGACGGAAAGCCAGACCTCGGGATAGTTGTCCCGGATATAGGTGGATACAGTGCCCTTGCCAACTGCGGTTGGACCTGCCAGAACTGTCAGCCGCGGTTGCGACACGTAAACCTCATTCACTCGTTGTTATTGCGGGCCTCCTGAGCCTAATGGCTCGCCAGCAGGTCTATCAGCGCCTTGCGCTGATGCACGCCCAACCCCCGGACCCGGCGGGTGGGCGCAATACCTACCGTAGCCATTATTCCAGCTGCGCGGCGCTCCCCGACACCAGGCAGGGCGCGCAGCAGGTCCATGACCTTCAGCCGGCCAACCGCTTCCTCGCCGGAACGGGACAGGATGACTTCCTCGATGCTGAGATCACCGGACTTGATACGTGACTTGACCTCCGCACGGACTGCCCGGGCCGCGGTGGCCTTTTCGCGGGCGAGCGTACGCTCGGCTTCTGTCAGTGGCTTGAGGTTCAAGAGACGCTCCCGGACGAAGACACACCGCTGTCAGCGGCTCTGCTGGTAGCTCCGAACCTATCCGCAATCGAAGCCCAATTGCAATGGAACCCGATTCGCAGACGCCGCTCCCCTAGCGTACGGATGCCAGCTCCGATCCGGTCCGCAGTGCTGCGTCGAGGAGGCCCCGGGGGTCGGGGCCGGCCCGCAGGATGCCGCGGCTGGAGGTGGCCAGGACATTGGGGTACGCCGCAGCGAAGGTTCCGCGCAGGTCGGCGGCGGTTGCCCCCTGGGCGCCCAGGCCCGGAGCGAGCAGCGGTGCCCGCGAGGCGGCAAGGTCGATCTCCAGATCTGCCAGTGCCGTGCCGACGGTCGCGCCGACCACAAGTCCCACGGAGCCCAGTTCCGTCCCGGAACCACCTCCCGGGCCGGCATTTTCCGCCGCTGCCGCGTCCACGATCCGGGCAGCCACGGACCGTTCCGCTCCCCCGGCGCCGACGTGCTGAACGGACGCCCCTTCCGGGTTTGACGTGAGTGCCAGGACAAATACACCGCGTCCGGTGGCAGCCGCAAGGTCCAGGGCGGGCCGCAGGGACCCGAACCCGAGATACGGACTGAGCGTCACGGCGTCGGCCGCCAGCGGCGAACCGTCCCGCAGCCACGCGTCCGCATAGGCTGCCATCGTGGAGCCGATGTCCCCGCGCTTGGCGTCGGCGATACTGAGCACGCCGGCGTCCGAACACTCCTGCAGCAGGCGTTCCAGGACCGCCAGCCCGGCGGATCCGTGGCGTTCGTACAGCGCCACCTGTGGCTTCACGGCCGCAACCTGCTCCCCCACCGCCGCGAGGACGGTGAGGGAAAAACGTTCGAGCCCGGCGACGTCGTCGTTCAGGCCCCACTGGGCCAGCAGTTCGGGGTGCGGATCGATGCCGACGCACAGCTGCCCGCGGCGGTCCATGGCCGCGCGCAGCCGCGCACCGAAAGCGGGACGTTCCTCAGGCACCGGCTGCCTTCAACCGGGCGGCGTGTTCCTGCAGGGAAGTCACGTCCCATTCGTAGGAGCGCATCGCGTCGATCGCCTGCACGGCGGCACCGAACTCGGAGACGGTGGTGACCACCGGGCAGCCGATGGACGTTGCCGCGGCCCGGATTTCGTATCCGTCGCCGCGGGCCTGGCCGCCGGAAGGCGTGTTGACCACCAGGTTGATCTCGCCGGCGGTGATCAGGTCCACGACGGTCCCTTCGCCGTCCGGTCCGGCACCCTCGGCGACCTTGCGCACCACCGTGGCGGCAATGCCGTTGCGGCGCAGCACCTCAGCCGTGCCGCCGGTGGAGAGGATCTCGAAGCCGAGGTCGCTCATCCGCTTCACCGGCATGATGATCGAGCGCTTGTCCCGGTTCGCCACCGATACGAAGACCTTGCCGGCGGTGGGCAGGGCACTGTTCGCGGCGGCCTGTGACTTGGCGAAGGCGGTGTCGAAGTACTTGTCGATGCCCATGACCTCACCGGTGGACCGCATTTCCGGGCCCAGGAGAGAGTCCACCACGGTGCCCTCGGGGGTCCTGAACCGGCTGAACGGCAGCACCGCTTCCTTCACGGCCACCGGGGCGTCCAGCGGCAGGGTGGAGCCGTCGCCGACGGCGGTCAGCTTCCCGGCGGCCCGCAGCTCTGCGATGCTGGCGCCGGTGCCGATGAGAGCCGCGGCCTTGGCCAGCTGGACGCCGGTGGCCTTGGACACGAACGGCACGGTGCG is a window of Arthrobacter sp. zg-Y1171 DNA encoding:
- a CDS encoding NADP-dependent oxidoreductase, which translates into the protein MSSYPETGREIQLASRPEGWPTEKNFRLAEVPVPELQEGQVLVRNLHMSVDPYMRGRMNDAKSYVPPFQLDAPLEGGAVGEVVESRSPDHKPGDKVLHGLGWRDYAVLDGRRARIIDTEAAPASAYLGVLGMTGQTAYAGLTKVAEFKEGDVVFVSGAAGAVGSLVGQIAKAMGAKKVIGSAGSAEKVQRLLDLGFDEAFNYHDGPVKDSLKKAAGADGIDVYFDNVGGEHLEAALSVMNKFGRIAMCGAISQYNDAPVGPRNLAIAIGKEITLRGFLVGSYNQYADEFASLMTSWLQEGLVRYDETFVDGLENSPQAFIDLMKGANKGKMIVNLGK
- a CDS encoding MarR family winged helix-turn-helix transcriptional regulator, producing MNESLQRQVCFSLYSASRAATALYRPMLEEMGLTYPQYLVMSLLWEKDAQSVRDLGEALDLDSGTLSPLLKRLEAADLVQRRRAVEDERRVRIHLTAAGRALEHDARNLPDRLAASAGLAPQDLESLQDTLAKVTAALRQAVAK
- a CDS encoding HNH endonuclease signature motif containing protein encodes the protein MFEYSPSADHHRRGPLEVQSAVFDAWVEYLAADSGPTSGHTPEGSVSEIVSDAELIDQLRALEELKGAAAAAQARISAAFDASQRRKQEHAGLRKEDLGRGVASQIALARRESANKGGRLLGLAKVLTAEMPYTMRALSLGKISEWRATLLVRETACLSLQDRRLVDEEVAGDTGLLESLGDRQIIARAKAAAYRLDPRGAVNRAAKAASERFVSCRPAPDTMTYLTGLLPVAQGVGVYAALSREADRLRAAGDARGRGQIMADTLVERVTGQGDAGSLKVEIQLVMTDRTLLAGDSEPVLVPGYGPVPAQWARDLVRRRSSLARSRRGRSNRGRAKDQAVGGPDKHEERWIRRLYAAPDTGELVAMDSRARLFPKSLARFIAARDTTCRMPWCGAPIRHLDHIRPHNRGGPTNAANGQGLCEACNHAKEAPGWTAEPVRISSPVPAADAGINTGTRDTADTAGTAGTAPAGHTVNTTTPTGHTYRSTAPPLPGTAPRGTMPQPAHRPFHPELPLARSPERSLHSPVEACIADFVWAA
- a CDS encoding MBL fold metallo-hydrolase — its product is MKLGPHLHRIGNDIVAAYLVDTEDGITVIDTGLPGHWKDLLAELKAMGRTLDDIRGVVLTHGDSDHIGFAERLRRTRNVPVFVHSEDADRARGGKKPKPAMGPMRPGPVVRFFAYAVRKRGWRTTYLTEVSEVADGAVLPLPGEPQVITLPGHSPGSIAVYVPAADAVFVGDALTTRDVLTGRTGIRPAPFTDDPALALHSLNRLAGIEANWVLPGHGAPWRGTPGDVQELARLAAVRTGRGGNR
- a CDS encoding Hsp20/alpha crystallin family protein; translated protein: MAMKFDPFQELDRMAQALRGEGTLRGMPMDLYRQGDQYILAADLPGIDPGSIDIDVDGQLLTIRAQRTLQNTDGVKWLTRERESGSFLRQLNLGQGIDTEQISAQYENGVLSVIIPVVERAKPRKIAVQTSTEASAINGETVEGNGAVEGNSAVEGTSRETVGA
- a CDS encoding primosomal protein N' → MAADDTTEAVQLSLLHGFTPSAKPVGKSQPASALPIARVLLDSPLPHLDRPFDYLVPADLDADAVPGARVKVRFGGQELPGFITERAAEADTTARLMPLGKVISPQPVLSPQILRLAEAVAARYAGTVHDVLRVAIPPRAARVEKEFTPEARAASAGAGAGIDAGAGAGAGADSAAADTVPGPEGAGANPLARYPHGPRFLTHLAAGHRPRAVLSSLGGYGAKDWPAEIAEAVRSTLLSGRGAVVVVPDNKDLSRVQSALTARIGADSFVRLTADDGPTPRYRSFLQLLHGDVRVAIGTRSAAYAPVRDLGLAVIWDDADDLHAEQRAPYQHARDVLLLRAELEDAALLLASHSRSTEAQRLVASGWAAGIAADRSTVRAHAPRVVSTTDSFTMERDPLAARARIPHAAWKAAQDGLTRGPVLVQVARTGFSPALSCQECREPARCRNCSGPLGLASRNGIPACRWCGRPEPMWHCGNCGGTQLRGSTAGAGRTAEELGRAFPSTTVISSAGDHIRTEIPDTPALVVATPGAEPVAPGGYAAAILLDGNAMLSRESLRAGEDTLRRWFTAASLVRPATEKGLVVVTADDSATVGHLLRWDPASAAERELELRRELGLPPAVRYAELTGSREGLDAFITRLELPEGVRTVGPAPLAPAVAPPSGNAQQRDSKSPDGQLGGAGGRYRTLLFFPYAAAPAITAALRSTKAAASARRTGDPVYIRVDGTDVL
- the metK gene encoding methionine adenosyltransferase, yielding MTFSDTSSPSKPQSNLRLFTSESVTEGHPDKICDQISDAILDGLLKVDPESRVAVETLVTTGLVHVAGEVTTEGYVEIPQLVRDTILDIGYDSSANGFDGARCGVSVSIGQQSPEIASGVFNSLENRTGKVVDPYDAQGAGDQGIMFGYASDETSVLMPTPIWLAHRLSERLTTVRKDGTLPYLRPDGKTQVTVGYDGDRPVSVDSVVVSTQHAAELDLEQLRADMVEYVVNPVLAGTDLDISDVKHIINPGGPFVIGGPVGDAGLTGRKIIVDTYGGFARHGGGAFSGKDPSKVDRSAAYAMRWVAKNVVAAGLARRAEIQIAYAIGMARPVGIYVETFGTETVDPARIADAVQEVFDLRPLGIINGLDLKRPIYQRTAAHGHFGREDEGFTWERKDKVEDLRSYFNV